A stretch of the SAR86 cluster bacterium genome encodes the following:
- the recF gene encoding DNA replication and repair protein RecF (All proteins in this family for which functions are known are DNA-binding proteins that assist the filamentation of RecA onto DNA for the initiation of recombination or recombinational repair.): MPLQRLHLKNFRLFHDKTLNFSDGINLILGENGSGKTTVLESLNILLTGNSFRAKETKECIHSDKEFYSVSAKGIFKGKDLSLVVENNHNKRLFSKRMLGGLSIKKGELYFLQVVIAKNLKMIDGEPEIRREFFNDLMFHVKPEIKKLHNAYQHVLKQRNRALKKRLSTSEVSLWGKKLSALGLELSLEQYNFFKIFKEHTIESMEKNVSDGSFNYLDKLSLNFSKGWERSKKLEESLFESLERDKALGYTSKGPHRMDYIFTVDNKKASSNLSRGQLKILILLVFLSSTKLLKDLIDTETLLMIDDLGSELDLKNLTSIVMKILESENQIILTGIEGEEMHKSLKKMTNFTQINI; this comes from the coding sequence ATGCCTCTTCAGAGGCTACACCTAAAGAACTTTAGGCTTTTTCACGATAAAACTTTAAACTTCTCTGATGGTATAAATCTAATATTAGGCGAGAATGGCTCAGGAAAAACAACAGTTTTGGAGTCATTAAATATATTATTAACTGGGAATTCTTTTCGAGCAAAGGAGACAAAAGAGTGTATTCATTCTGATAAAGAATTTTATAGTGTATCTGCAAAAGGTATATTTAAAGGCAAAGACCTTTCTCTTGTTGTTGAAAATAATCATAATAAAAGACTATTCTCAAAAAGAATGCTTGGAGGGCTGTCTATAAAAAAGGGTGAATTATATTTTTTGCAGGTTGTAATAGCTAAAAACCTTAAAATGATAGATGGTGAACCAGAAATAAGAAGGGAGTTTTTTAATGATCTTATGTTTCACGTGAAACCTGAGATAAAAAAGTTGCACAATGCCTATCAACATGTCCTTAAACAAAGGAATAGGGCTCTAAAGAAAAGGCTCTCTACCTCAGAAGTTTCCTTGTGGGGTAAGAAGCTATCAGCATTAGGTTTAGAACTCAGCCTGGAGCAATATAATTTTTTTAAGATATTTAAAGAGCATACAATAGAATCAATGGAGAAAAATGTCTCTGATGGCTCTTTTAATTACCTTGATAAATTAAGTTTAAATTTTTCCAAAGGTTGGGAACGTTCAAAGAAACTAGAAGAATCTTTGTTTGAAAGTCTAGAGAGAGATAAGGCATTGGGTTATACATCTAAAGGGCCGCATAGAATGGACTACATATTTACTGTAGATAATAAAAAAGCTTCCTCAAATCTTTCACGAGGACAACTTAAGATACTGATTTTATTAGTTTTTTTATCAAGCACAAAGCTTTTGAAAGACTTAATAGATACTGAAACTCTTCTTATGATAGATGATCTAGGGTCTGAACTAGATTTAAAAAACCTCACATCTATAGTTATGAAGATTCTTGAATCAGAGAATCAAATAATTTTAACAGGGATTGAGGGTGAAGAGATGCACAAATCCTTAAAAAAAATGACAAACTTTACACAGATTAATATCTAA